Proteins encoded by one window of Chryseobacterium foetidum:
- a CDS encoding CsgG/HfaB family protein, producing the protein MKTTYKYPKFWVVLPVFFLVMTGCNSLLNYPSHSEKSTLGETTNFTSQIKNLPVPQDKIVVGVYKFRDQTGQYKAADNGANWSTAIPQGTTTILIKALEDSKWFRPIERENIGNLLNERQIIRTTRKEYMPNQINESGNLPPLLYAGIILEGGVISYDTNVVTGGLGARYFGIGASTQYRQDRISVYLRAVSTQTGEILKTVYTSKTILSTAISGSFFRYVDTERLMEAEVGITQNEPVHLAVTEAIEKAVYGLIVEGMRDNIWGSTLRDPGKFSQLINDYNAEQTDNDMKVLGKKLADNQRAKISMYGLAEGTQIRGDYVNAKMHPGIKGGLKYFVSDHFNIDGNASYFIFENKNIFWRRAISLDANVEYMLLPKSKLTPYAYGGIGSVFYRDKNYFKSQFGGGLEYLINRTFAMRLNAQYDLGFNDDWDFKVQGTRKDQSVRIGLGLNVYLNRKSTKPLKTVNP; encoded by the coding sequence ATGAAAACAACATACAAATATCCAAAATTTTGGGTAGTACTCCCTGTGTTTTTTCTGGTAATGACCGGGTGCAACTCTTTGCTGAATTACCCCTCTCACAGCGAAAAATCTACTTTAGGCGAGACGACAAACTTCACTTCCCAAATTAAGAATCTGCCGGTACCACAGGATAAAATTGTGGTTGGGGTATACAAATTCCGTGACCAGACCGGCCAGTATAAAGCTGCAGATAACGGAGCCAACTGGAGCACAGCAATTCCGCAGGGAACCACCACCATCCTTATCAAAGCACTCGAAGACAGCAAATGGTTCAGGCCAATTGAAAGAGAAAATATAGGAAATCTACTCAATGAAAGACAGATTATCCGGACTACAAGAAAAGAATATATGCCTAACCAAATTAACGAATCCGGAAATCTTCCTCCGCTTTTGTATGCAGGTATTATTCTTGAAGGTGGTGTGATATCTTATGATACCAACGTGGTAACAGGAGGTTTGGGAGCCAGATATTTCGGTATTGGAGCTTCTACTCAGTACAGACAGGATAGAATTTCAGTTTATCTGCGTGCCGTTTCTACCCAAACCGGAGAAATTCTTAAAACAGTATATACTTCCAAAACCATACTTTCTACAGCCATCAGCGGAAGTTTTTTCAGATATGTAGATACCGAAAGATTGATGGAGGCTGAGGTTGGTATTACCCAAAACGAACCTGTACATCTTGCTGTAACTGAAGCTATTGAAAAAGCTGTTTACGGTTTGATAGTAGAAGGTATGAGAGATAATATCTGGGGAAGTACCCTTCGGGATCCAGGTAAATTCAGCCAACTGATTAATGATTATAACGCTGAGCAGACCGATAACGATATGAAAGTTTTAGGCAAAAAATTAGCAGACAATCAGCGTGCAAAAATTTCAATGTACGGATTGGCTGAAGGTACCCAGATTCGGGGTGATTATGTGAATGCTAAAATGCATCCCGGAATAAAAGGTGGTTTAAAATATTTCGTTAGCGACCATTTTAATATCGACGGAAATGCAAGTTATTTCATCTTTGAAAATAAAAACATTTTCTGGCGACGGGCAATTTCTCTTGATGCAAACGTCGAGTACATGCTTCTTCCGAAAAGTAAGTTGACACCGTACGCTTATGGCGGTATCGGATCTGTATTTTATCGCGACAAAAATTATTTTAAGTCTCAGTTTGGTGGAGGTCTTGAATATCTTATCAACCGCACTTTTGCTATGCGTCTAAATGCTCAGTACGATCTTGGCTTTAATGATGACTGGGATTTTAAAGTTCAGGGAACAAGAAAAGATCAGAGTGTAAGAATCGGTTTGGGGCTGAATGTTTATCTCAACCGAAAATCTACAAAACCTTTAAAAACAGTAAATCCATGA
- a CDS encoding CsgE family curli-type amyloid fiber assembly protein, producing the protein MKIKFLWIISILFYCNFFSQTKTEKGLQAKIITESADGLYNIIATAENQSDFHYPINFILLSIKKGASGNTSTNKQEGKFVVKPKETLKLSEVKTNLDRKDVLKVFLFIKDEESDKVISKDSLEIRPEKIAQNSTKSLSENDIELSGLTIDDTRSRNGKYYYDQFYMKYLQTDEKFPGTVKIIEIPGLGQSTRISVMYNEQEIYLFNTSPDEEVMNQEAQTTLEILKEMILPKNELLRSST; encoded by the coding sequence ATGAAAATTAAATTTCTATGGATAATCTCAATACTTTTTTACTGTAATTTTTTCTCACAAACCAAAACGGAGAAAGGGCTGCAAGCCAAAATAATTACAGAAAGCGCAGACGGTCTTTACAATATTATTGCTACAGCAGAAAATCAATCAGATTTCCATTACCCAATAAATTTTATTCTGCTATCAATAAAAAAAGGAGCCTCAGGTAACACTTCCACCAATAAACAGGAAGGCAAATTTGTCGTAAAACCAAAAGAAACTTTAAAACTTTCTGAGGTGAAAACCAATCTCGACAGAAAAGATGTGCTCAAGGTTTTTCTTTTTATTAAAGACGAAGAAAGCGACAAGGTGATTTCTAAAGACAGTTTAGAGATACGACCGGAAAAAATTGCTCAGAACAGTACAAAATCATTATCTGAAAACGATATCGAGCTATCGGGGCTTACCATAGACGATACCAGAAGCAGAAACGGCAAGTATTATTACGATCAGTTTTATATGAAGTATCTGCAGACCGATGAGAAATTTCCAGGCACTGTAAAAATCATTGAGATCCCAGGATTAGGACAAAGTACCAGAATTTCTGTAATGTACAACGAGCAGGAGATTTACCTCTTCAACACATCTCCGGATGAGGAAGTGATGAATCAGGAAGCTCAGACTACTTTAGAAATTCTAAAAGAAATGATTCTTCCAAAGAATGAATTGTTAAGAAGTTCAACCTAA
- a CDS encoding curli assembly protein CsgF, translating to MKLFYTTTILFLSAVGFSVNGQQLVYKPINPAFGGDTFNYQWLLSSAAAQNQFDNNIGGSSLSNLNSLSSFTDSLNRQLLSQLSTKLFGNQFGDGELKPGTYVFGSMYLEVTQANGGLLIKILNTSTGEQSEIIIPGQN from the coding sequence ATGAAACTCTTTTATACTACTACAATATTATTTCTATCAGCAGTTGGCTTTTCCGTGAATGGGCAGCAACTGGTATACAAACCCATAAATCCTGCCTTTGGTGGGGATACTTTTAATTATCAGTGGCTTCTGAGTTCCGCGGCCGCGCAAAATCAGTTTGATAATAATATCGGGGGTTCTTCTCTTTCAAATCTAAACTCGTTAAGCAGTTTCACAGATAGCTTAAACAGGCAACTTTTAAGCCAATTGTCTACCAAATTGTTTGGCAATCAGTTTGGTGATGGTGAACTGAAACCGGGAACTTATGTTTTCGGCTCAATGTATCTGGAGGTAACGCAAGCCAATGGAGGACTTTTAATTAAAATTCTTAATACAAGTACCGGCGAGCAATCTGAAATCATAATTCCCGGACAAAACTAA